One genomic window of Arachis stenosperma cultivar V10309 chromosome 10, arast.V10309.gnm1.PFL2, whole genome shotgun sequence includes the following:
- the LOC130955940 gene encoding receptor-like serine/threonine-protein kinase SD1-8 isoform X2 translates to MRIFFNHLNYLIIILIITPPASSDTLTGKQILRTNQTLLSQNQTFVLGFFTGSNTNYYLGIWYNNINPQTIVWVANRDNPIDNSTGYLKIGDKGNFVLLNSSGNPAWSSNQTNAMNPVLQLLDTGNLVLKDSSDTTNSNYLWQSFDYPTDTMLPGMKLGWNLDTRTEKHLTSWKVAGEDPSSGDYTLKIDYHGLPDIFIRRNQTIIFRTGDWNGERFTGVPGMGDNINEIKYNFTYDEHGVWYSYSVTIASLLSRLILTSDSDGQYQRYMWIQGTWSKFSYVPAYQCDYYRVCGSYGVCDNDASPICTCVQGFRPKNQEAWNLRDGSDGCVRKTVLNCSTDKFLHLENMKMPETSSVFVNKSMTLDECGSLCKRNCSCTAYANIDITNGGSGCVMWLDQLFDMVVFPKNGQDLYVRLAAADIGSTSSNKNHRVDLAIGITLSALVLVLGLVAICYLRKKSKQKSRGFVHRSHEFLMNEVVPSVERNMDDLELPMFDFDTLTMATNNFSQNNKLGEGGFGNVHKGRLVDGQEIAIKRLSKDSGQGIEEFKNEVKLIVKLQHRNLVRLLGCCIEKDEKILVYEYMENRGLDSVLFGNLHCVFQYCTNQKDLCLIGKNVSILYMVWRHWHEGTVLTLIDPSIGNSYIESDVIRCLHIGLLCVQEHAEDRPTMSSVIFMLNNEVPSLSYPKNPGFFARKSHPETDSSSNKQDEIWSVNQVTTTMLDAR, encoded by the exons ATGAGAATCTTCTTCAACCACCTTAACtacctcatcatcattcttattATCACTCCACCAGCCTCTTCCGACACTTTAACGGGAAAACAAATCCTCAGAACTAACCAAACTCTATTGTCACAAAACCAAACCTTCGTGCTGGGCTTCTTCACAGGTTCCAACACCAATTATTACCTCGGAATATGGTACAACAACATCAATCCTCAAACAATAGTTTGGGTTGCAAACAGAGACAACCCCATTGACAACTCTACAGGCTATCTCAAGATCGGAGACAAGGGAAACTTTGTTCTTCTCAATTCATCCGGGAACCCCGCATGGTCCTCCAACCAAACCAACGCCATGAATCCAGTTCTCCAGCTCCTCGATACAGGTAATCTTGTTCTCAAGGATTCATCAGACACGACCAATAGTAACTACTTATGGCAGAGCTTCGATTATCCAACCGATACCATGTTACCGGGGATGAAGCTTGGTTGGAACTTGGACACAAGAACAGAGAAGCACTTAACATCATGGAAGGTCGCAGGTGAAGACCCTTCAAGCGGTGACTACACTTTGAAGATAGATTACCATGGTTTACCAGATATTTTCATCAGGAGAAACCAAACTATAATATTCCGAACTGGTGATTGGAATGGTGAGAGATTCACTGGGGTCCCAGGGATGGGAGACAACATAAATGAAATCAAGTACAATTTCACTTATGATGAGCATGGTGTGTGGTACTCTTACTCCGTTACAATAGCTTCCTTGTTGTCGAGGTTAATCCTGACATCTGATTCTGATGGCCAGTATCAACGCTACATGTGGATACAAGGAACATGGAGCAAGTTCTCGTACGTACCAGCGTATCAATGCGATTACTACAGAGTGTGTGGTTCATATGGAGTGTGTGACAATGATGCTTCGCCGATTTGCACTTGTGTGCAGGGGTTCAGGCctaagaaccaagaagcttggAACTTGAGAGATGGGTCTGATGGGTGTGTGAGGAAGACGGTTTTGAATTGTTCGACTGACAAGTTCTTGCATCTTGAGAACATGAAGATGCCGGAGACAAGCAGCGTGTTTGTGAATAAGAGTATGACACTTGATGAATGTGGGAGTTTGTGTAAGAGGAATTGTTCATGCACTGCATATGCAAACATCGACATCACAAATGGAGGAAGTGGCTGTGTTATGTGGCTTGATCAACTCTTTGACATGGTTGTCTTCCCTAAGAATGGCCAAGATCTCTATGTCAGACTGGCCGCTGCTGATATAG GATCTACTAGCTCCAACAAGAATCATAGAGTAGATCTGGCTATTGGCATCACACTTAGTGCACTTGTTTTAGTTTTGGGATTGGTTGCTATTTGTTACTTAAGGAAGAAGAGCAAACAAAAATCAAGAG GTTTTGTCCACAGAAGTCATGAATTCTTAATGAATGAGGTGGTGCCTTCTGTTGAAAGGAACATGGATGATTTAGAATTGCCAATGTTTGATTTTGATACTTTAACAATGGCTACAAACAATTTCTCTCAAAATAATAAACTTGGAGAAGGAGGCTTCGGTAATGTTCATAAG GGTAGATTGGTTGATGGTCAAGAAATTGCTATAAAAAGATTATCAAAAGACTCTGGACAAGGAATAGAAGAGTTTAAGAATGAAGTCAAGTTAATTGTCAAACTACAACACCGAAATCTTGTTCGGTTGCTTGGTTGCTGCATTGAGAAGGACGAGAAGATATTGGTTTATGAGTATATGGAAAATAGAGGCCTGGATTCCGTTTTGTTTGGTAACTTGCATTGTGTGTTTCAATATTGT ACAAATCAAAAGGACCTTTGCTTGATTGGAAAAAACGTTTCAATATTATATATG GTATGGAGGCATTGGCATGAAGGAACTGTATTGACATTGATTGATCCATCCATTGGCAATTCATACATAGAGTCTGATGTTATAAGATGCTTACATATTGGACTTTTATGTGTTCAAGAACATGCAGAAGATAGACCAACAATGTCTTCAGTGATCTTCATGTTAAATAATGAAGTTCCATCATTGTCATATCCTAAAAATCCTGGATTTTTtgcaagaaaaagtcatccagAGACCGATTCATCTTCAAATAAACAAGATGAAATATGGAGTGTGAATCAAGTCACAACGACAATGTTAGATGCTagataa
- the LOC130955940 gene encoding receptor-like serine/threonine-protein kinase SD1-8 isoform X1 → MRIFFNHLNYLIIILIITPPASSDTLTGKQILRTNQTLLSQNQTFVLGFFTGSNTNYYLGIWYNNINPQTIVWVANRDNPIDNSTGYLKIGDKGNFVLLNSSGNPAWSSNQTNAMNPVLQLLDTGNLVLKDSSDTTNSNYLWQSFDYPTDTMLPGMKLGWNLDTRTEKHLTSWKVAGEDPSSGDYTLKIDYHGLPDIFIRRNQTIIFRTGDWNGERFTGVPGMGDNINEIKYNFTYDEHGVWYSYSVTIASLLSRLILTSDSDGQYQRYMWIQGTWSKFSYVPAYQCDYYRVCGSYGVCDNDASPICTCVQGFRPKNQEAWNLRDGSDGCVRKTVLNCSTDKFLHLENMKMPETSSVFVNKSMTLDECGSLCKRNCSCTAYANIDITNGGSGCVMWLDQLFDMVVFPKNGQDLYVRLAAADIGSTSSNKNHRVDLAIGITLSALVLVLGLVAICYLRKKSKQKSRGFVHRSHEFLMNEVVPSVERNMDDLELPMFDFDTLTMATNNFSQNNKLGEGGFGNVHKGRLVDGQEIAIKRLSKDSGQGIEEFKNEVKLIVKLQHRNLVRLLGCCIEKDEKILVYEYMENRGLDSVLFDKSKGPLLDWKKRFNIIYGIAKGLLYLHQDSRFRIIHRDLKTSNILLDSEMNPKISDFGMARIFDEDQMQAKTRRIVGTYGYMSPEYAMDGNFSVKTDVFSFGVLVLEIITGKKNRGFYIDNDELNLLGNVWRHWHEGTVLTLIDPSIGNSYIESDVIRCLHIGLLCVQEHAEDRPTMSSVIFMLNNEVPSLSYPKNPGFFARKSHPETDSSSNKQDEIWSVNQVTTTMLDAR, encoded by the exons ATGAGAATCTTCTTCAACCACCTTAACtacctcatcatcattcttattATCACTCCACCAGCCTCTTCCGACACTTTAACGGGAAAACAAATCCTCAGAACTAACCAAACTCTATTGTCACAAAACCAAACCTTCGTGCTGGGCTTCTTCACAGGTTCCAACACCAATTATTACCTCGGAATATGGTACAACAACATCAATCCTCAAACAATAGTTTGGGTTGCAAACAGAGACAACCCCATTGACAACTCTACAGGCTATCTCAAGATCGGAGACAAGGGAAACTTTGTTCTTCTCAATTCATCCGGGAACCCCGCATGGTCCTCCAACCAAACCAACGCCATGAATCCAGTTCTCCAGCTCCTCGATACAGGTAATCTTGTTCTCAAGGATTCATCAGACACGACCAATAGTAACTACTTATGGCAGAGCTTCGATTATCCAACCGATACCATGTTACCGGGGATGAAGCTTGGTTGGAACTTGGACACAAGAACAGAGAAGCACTTAACATCATGGAAGGTCGCAGGTGAAGACCCTTCAAGCGGTGACTACACTTTGAAGATAGATTACCATGGTTTACCAGATATTTTCATCAGGAGAAACCAAACTATAATATTCCGAACTGGTGATTGGAATGGTGAGAGATTCACTGGGGTCCCAGGGATGGGAGACAACATAAATGAAATCAAGTACAATTTCACTTATGATGAGCATGGTGTGTGGTACTCTTACTCCGTTACAATAGCTTCCTTGTTGTCGAGGTTAATCCTGACATCTGATTCTGATGGCCAGTATCAACGCTACATGTGGATACAAGGAACATGGAGCAAGTTCTCGTACGTACCAGCGTATCAATGCGATTACTACAGAGTGTGTGGTTCATATGGAGTGTGTGACAATGATGCTTCGCCGATTTGCACTTGTGTGCAGGGGTTCAGGCctaagaaccaagaagcttggAACTTGAGAGATGGGTCTGATGGGTGTGTGAGGAAGACGGTTTTGAATTGTTCGACTGACAAGTTCTTGCATCTTGAGAACATGAAGATGCCGGAGACAAGCAGCGTGTTTGTGAATAAGAGTATGACACTTGATGAATGTGGGAGTTTGTGTAAGAGGAATTGTTCATGCACTGCATATGCAAACATCGACATCACAAATGGAGGAAGTGGCTGTGTTATGTGGCTTGATCAACTCTTTGACATGGTTGTCTTCCCTAAGAATGGCCAAGATCTCTATGTCAGACTGGCCGCTGCTGATATAG GATCTACTAGCTCCAACAAGAATCATAGAGTAGATCTGGCTATTGGCATCACACTTAGTGCACTTGTTTTAGTTTTGGGATTGGTTGCTATTTGTTACTTAAGGAAGAAGAGCAAACAAAAATCAAGAG GTTTTGTCCACAGAAGTCATGAATTCTTAATGAATGAGGTGGTGCCTTCTGTTGAAAGGAACATGGATGATTTAGAATTGCCAATGTTTGATTTTGATACTTTAACAATGGCTACAAACAATTTCTCTCAAAATAATAAACTTGGAGAAGGAGGCTTCGGTAATGTTCATAAG GGTAGATTGGTTGATGGTCAAGAAATTGCTATAAAAAGATTATCAAAAGACTCTGGACAAGGAATAGAAGAGTTTAAGAATGAAGTCAAGTTAATTGTCAAACTACAACACCGAAATCTTGTTCGGTTGCTTGGTTGCTGCATTGAGAAGGACGAGAAGATATTGGTTTATGAGTATATGGAAAATAGAGGCCTGGATTCCGTTTTGTTTG ACAAATCAAAAGGACCTTTGCTTGATTGGAAAAAACGTTTCAATATTATATATGGTATAGCTAAAGGGCTTCTATATTTGCATCAAGATTCAAGATTTCGAATTATTCATAGAGATCTTAAGACAAGTAACATATTACTAGATAGTGAAATGAATCCAAAGATATCAGACTTTGGGATGGCTAGAATTTTTGACGAAGATCAAATGCAAGCAAAAACACGTAGAATTGTTGGAACATA TGGTTATATGTCTCCAGAATATGCTATGGACGGAAATTTCTCGGTAAAAACTGATGTTTTTAGTTTTGGAGTTCTAGTATTGGAGATCATAACTGGAAAGAAGAATAGAGGGTTTTACATTGATAACGATGAATTGAATCTTTTGGGAAAT GTATGGAGGCATTGGCATGAAGGAACTGTATTGACATTGATTGATCCATCCATTGGCAATTCATACATAGAGTCTGATGTTATAAGATGCTTACATATTGGACTTTTATGTGTTCAAGAACATGCAGAAGATAGACCAACAATGTCTTCAGTGATCTTCATGTTAAATAATGAAGTTCCATCATTGTCATATCCTAAAAATCCTGGATTTTTtgcaagaaaaagtcatccagAGACCGATTCATCTTCAAATAAACAAGATGAAATATGGAGTGTGAATCAAGTCACAACGACAATGTTAGATGCTagataa